Proteins encoded together in one Vitis vinifera cultivar Pinot Noir 40024 chromosome 4, ASM3070453v1 window:
- the LOC100244416 gene encoding zinc finger CCCH domain-containing protein 48 isoform X1: protein MFYLCIFCDIAMDIKPSRLVGDKNERGRRHVNNMVCSYWLRGRCNRNPCRFLHQELPQNTHYQISNQFRKNCWQRNPDSDSKSASSLTSLYRSSGSTPPKCSSASNQSHRNNRERTLYSDQKGEWDSTNLRCSSSPTRAGSSSGNGITQKVIGERVCKYWLHGNCVEADRCQYLHSWFKGHGVFKLAELNGHIKAISGIVLPSGSEKLYTASGDGYIRVWDCHTGHCDGAVNLGGEIGSLISAGPWVFAGIKNVVKAWNIEYCADLSLDGPVGQIYAMVVDHDMLFAGAENGTIYAWKPNKETNAFELATTLGGHNCAVVSLTVGGGKLYSGSMDNTIRVWDLNTLQCIHTLKEHASVVMSLGCWGPYLISCSLDQTIKVWFATEAGNLEVTYTHNEEHGVLALFGMFNSEGKPILLCSCNDNSVRLYELPSFTERARIFAKEEVRAIQIGPGGLFFTGDGTGQVDIWKWQAEPTSLAS, encoded by the exons ATGTTCTACCTATGTATTTTTTGTGATATAGCCATGGACATCAAGCCATCAAGATTGGTTGGAGACAAAAATGAAAGGGGAAGAAGACATGTGAACAACATGGTTTGTTCCTATTGGCTCCGTGGGAGGTGCAACAGAAACCCTTGTAGGTTCCTGCACCAAGAATTGCCCCAAAACACCCACTATCAAATTTCAAATCAGTTCCGCAAAAACTGCTGGCAGAGGAATCCCGACTCTGATTCGAAGAGTGCATCAAGTTTAACGAGTCTCTATAGGTCATCAGGTTCAACACCTCCGAAGTGTTCATCAGCTTCAAATCAATCCCATAGAAACAACAGGGAGAGGACTCTCTATTCTGACCAGAAGGGTGAATGGGACTCAACTAATCTAAGGTGTTCATCAAGTCCAACAAGAGCAGGAAGTAGCTCTGGAAATGGAATTACACAGAAAGTAATTGGAGAAAGGGTCTGCAAGTACTGGCTACATGGAAATTGTGTGGAGGCAGATAGGTGCCAGTATCTCCATTCATGGTTTAAGGGCCATGGGGTTTTCAAGTTGGCAGAGCTTAATGGGCACATCAAG gCCATCTCAGGAATTGTGCTTCCTTCTGGCTCAGAGAAGCTCTATACTGCCAGTGGAGATGGGTATATACGGGTTTGGGACTGCCATACTGGTCACTGTGATGGTGCAGTCAACCTTGGAGGGGAAATTGGGTCTTTAATCAGTGCGGGCCCATGGGTATTTGCTGGGATAAAAAATGTTGTTAAA GCATGGAATATTGAGTATTGTGCTGATCTCTCTCTGGATGGACCAGTTGGGCAAATTTATGCTATGGTGGTGGATCATGATATGCTCTTCGCAGGGGCAGAG AATGGCACTATATATGCATGGAAACCCAATAAGGAAACCAATGCTTTTGAGCTGGCTACAACATTGGGAGGCCACAATTGTGCTGTGGTTTCGCTCACAGTTGGTGGTGGGAAGCTATATTCTGGTTCCATGGACAATACAATAAGA GTGTGGGATCTTAATACATTACAGTGTATTCATACTCTGAAGGAGCATGCATCAGTTGTGATGTCTCTTGGTTGTTGGGGTCCCTATTTGATATCATGTTCATTGGACCAAACAATTAAG GTTTGGTTTGCTACTGAAGCTGGCAACTTGGAAGTGACCTATACACATAATGAAGAACAT GGTGTGCTTGCACTTTTCGGTATGTTCAATTCAGAAGGAAAACCAATATTGTTGTGCTCTTGCAATGACAATTCTGTTCGGCTATATGAATTACCATC ATTCACCGAGAGGGCCAGGATTTTTGCAAAGGAAGAAGTCCGAGCGATTCAAATAGGTCCTGGGGGACTCTTTTTCACTGGGGATGGAACTGGACAAGTTGATATTTGGAAATGGCAGGCGGAGCCAACTTCATTGGCATCCTGA
- the LOC100254689 gene encoding GEM-like protein 4, with translation MKNQLQEHIIGIPVNCQYDRPSPPNGSGAIIPKKMNSMNYKMNNNRKKADNFVDGVREHVRLGLKFSETVKGKLSLGARILQIGGMKRVFRQNFGVREGEKLLKVSQCYLSTTAGPIAGLLFISTQRVAFCSERSIKFSSPNGELVRIHYKVSIPLRKIKRANQSENVKKPSQKYMEIVTVDNFDFWFMRFLNYQKAFSYLRQAISQVQNPVQK, from the exons ATGAAGAACCAGCTCCAAGAACACATTATTGGAATCCCAGTCAACTGCCAATACGATAGGCCATCTCCTCCAAATGGCTCTGGGGCAATAATTCCAA aaaaaatgaattcaatgaATTATAAGATGAACAATAACAGGAAGAAGGCAGACAATTTTGTGGATGGAGTCCGAGAGCATG TGAGATTAGGGCTTAAGTTCTCTGAAACCGTGAAGGGAAAGTTGAGCTTGGGGGCTAGGATTCTTCAAATTGGGGGAATGAAAAGAGTTTTCAGACAAAATTTTGGTGTTAGAGAAGGAGAAAAGCTATTGAAGGTTTCCCAATGCTATTTATCGACAACAGCAGGCCCTATAGCTGGCCTCCTCTTTATCTCTACTCAAAGAGTTGCCTTTTGTAGTGAAAGGTCAATCAAATTTTCTTCTCCAAATGGTGAATTAGTTAGAATCCATTACAAG gtCTCTATCCCACTAAGAAAGATAAAGAGAGCCAATCAAAGCGAGAATGTGAAAAAACCTTCTCAGAAGTACATGGAAATTGTTACTGTGGATAACTTTGACTTCTGGTTTATGAGATTCTTGAATTACCAAAAAGCTTTCAGCTATCTTCGACAGGCAATCTCTCAAGTGCAGAATCCAGTCCAGAAGTGA
- the LOC100244416 gene encoding zinc finger CCCH domain-containing protein 48 isoform X2, which translates to MDIKPSRLVGDKNERGRRHVNNMVCSYWLRGRCNRNPCRFLHQELPQNTHYQISNQFRKNCWQRNPDSDSKSASSLTSLYRSSGSTPPKCSSASNQSHRNNRERTLYSDQKGEWDSTNLRCSSSPTRAGSSSGNGITQKVIGERVCKYWLHGNCVEADRCQYLHSWFKGHGVFKLAELNGHIKAISGIVLPSGSEKLYTASGDGYIRVWDCHTGHCDGAVNLGGEIGSLISAGPWVFAGIKNVVKAWNIEYCADLSLDGPVGQIYAMVVDHDMLFAGAENGTIYAWKPNKETNAFELATTLGGHNCAVVSLTVGGGKLYSGSMDNTIRVWDLNTLQCIHTLKEHASVVMSLGCWGPYLISCSLDQTIKVWFATEAGNLEVTYTHNEEHGVLALFGMFNSEGKPILLCSCNDNSVRLYELPSFTERARIFAKEEVRAIQIGPGGLFFTGDGTGQVDIWKWQAEPTSLAS; encoded by the exons ATGGACATCAAGCCATCAAGATTGGTTGGAGACAAAAATGAAAGGGGAAGAAGACATGTGAACAACATGGTTTGTTCCTATTGGCTCCGTGGGAGGTGCAACAGAAACCCTTGTAGGTTCCTGCACCAAGAATTGCCCCAAAACACCCACTATCAAATTTCAAATCAGTTCCGCAAAAACTGCTGGCAGAGGAATCCCGACTCTGATTCGAAGAGTGCATCAAGTTTAACGAGTCTCTATAGGTCATCAGGTTCAACACCTCCGAAGTGTTCATCAGCTTCAAATCAATCCCATAGAAACAACAGGGAGAGGACTCTCTATTCTGACCAGAAGGGTGAATGGGACTCAACTAATCTAAGGTGTTCATCAAGTCCAACAAGAGCAGGAAGTAGCTCTGGAAATGGAATTACACAGAAAGTAATTGGAGAAAGGGTCTGCAAGTACTGGCTACATGGAAATTGTGTGGAGGCAGATAGGTGCCAGTATCTCCATTCATGGTTTAAGGGCCATGGGGTTTTCAAGTTGGCAGAGCTTAATGGGCACATCAAG gCCATCTCAGGAATTGTGCTTCCTTCTGGCTCAGAGAAGCTCTATACTGCCAGTGGAGATGGGTATATACGGGTTTGGGACTGCCATACTGGTCACTGTGATGGTGCAGTCAACCTTGGAGGGGAAATTGGGTCTTTAATCAGTGCGGGCCCATGGGTATTTGCTGGGATAAAAAATGTTGTTAAA GCATGGAATATTGAGTATTGTGCTGATCTCTCTCTGGATGGACCAGTTGGGCAAATTTATGCTATGGTGGTGGATCATGATATGCTCTTCGCAGGGGCAGAG AATGGCACTATATATGCATGGAAACCCAATAAGGAAACCAATGCTTTTGAGCTGGCTACAACATTGGGAGGCCACAATTGTGCTGTGGTTTCGCTCACAGTTGGTGGTGGGAAGCTATATTCTGGTTCCATGGACAATACAATAAGA GTGTGGGATCTTAATACATTACAGTGTATTCATACTCTGAAGGAGCATGCATCAGTTGTGATGTCTCTTGGTTGTTGGGGTCCCTATTTGATATCATGTTCATTGGACCAAACAATTAAG GTTTGGTTTGCTACTGAAGCTGGCAACTTGGAAGTGACCTATACACATAATGAAGAACAT GGTGTGCTTGCACTTTTCGGTATGTTCAATTCAGAAGGAAAACCAATATTGTTGTGCTCTTGCAATGACAATTCTGTTCGGCTATATGAATTACCATC ATTCACCGAGAGGGCCAGGATTTTTGCAAAGGAAGAAGTCCGAGCGATTCAAATAGGTCCTGGGGGACTCTTTTTCACTGGGGATGGAACTGGACAAGTTGATATTTGGAAATGGCAGGCGGAGCCAACTTCATTGGCATCCTGA